From a single Nicotiana tomentosiformis chromosome 2, ASM39032v3, whole genome shotgun sequence genomic region:
- the LOC104089680 gene encoding nudix hydrolase 16, mitochondrial-like isoform X3 translates to MAPLRQSCDEIILSSKRCIPFKFRDTEQNGGDTSKKIVEVLMINSTSGPGLLFPKGGWENDETVKEAAVREAIEEAGVRGDLVHFLGYYLFKSKTLQDEYSPEGLCRAAMFALFVKEELDCWPEQNRRKRSWLTIPEAIECCRHQWMREALEEGFLKWHEGGMVSTINNDED, encoded by the exons ATGGCTCCACTGAGACAGTCATGCGATGAGATTATTCTAAGCTCAAAAAG GTGTATTCCGTTTAAGTTCAGGGATACGGAACAAAATGGTGGTGACACATCCAAAAAGATAGTCGAAGTACTGATGATAAACTCAACAAGCGGGCCTGGTCTTCTGTTTCCGAAG GGAGGGTGGGAAAATGATGAAACAGTTAAAGAGGCAGCTGTTCGTGAAGCCATAGAGGAGGCTGGAGTTCGTGGGGATTTAGTG CATTTTTTGGGATATTACCTCTTTAAAAGCAAAACACTTCAAGACGAGTACAGTCCAGAAGGTCTGTGTAGAGCTGCCATGTTTGCTTTGTTTGTAAAGGAAGAGCTTGATTGTTGGCCAGAACAGAACCGCCGGAAAAGAAGTTGGCTGACAATTCCTGAGGCAATTGAATGTTGCCGGCACCAATGGATGAGAGAGGCTCTTGAGGAAGGATTTCTGAAGTGGCATGAGGGTGGTATGGTAAGCACAATTAACAACGACGAGGACTAG